The following are encoded together in the Clostridia bacterium genome:
- a CDS encoding flavodoxin family protein: MKTAIVYFSLNGNTEFVASELAAKLGADVIRLAPKKAFPDSGFKKFLWGGKSAVMKEKPELEPYEFDSEKYGRVIFGTPVWASRFTPPIRTFIADNADALKGKRFAAFTCFSGGGADKALARLKELLGADLDAELILVDPKDKPSDGNAAKIAEFCEKLGE; this comes from the coding sequence ATGAAAACCGCAATCGTCTACTTCTCCCTTAACGGCAACACCGAGTTTGTCGCAAGCGAACTCGCCGCGAAGCTCGGCGCAGACGTTATACGCCTCGCACCGAAAAAGGCGTTCCCCGACAGCGGCTTCAAAAAGTTCCTGTGGGGCGGCAAAAGCGCCGTCATGAAGGAAAAGCCCGAGCTCGAGCCGTATGAGTTCGACTCGGAAAAGTACGGCCGCGTGATCTTCGGCACTCCCGTCTGGGCGAGCCGCTTCACGCCGCCGATACGCACCTTCATCGCCGACAACGCCGACGCGCTGAAGGGCAAGCGCTTCGCCGCATTCACCTGCTTCTCCGGCGGCGGCGCGGACAAGGCGCTCGCGCGGCTGAAGGAGCTGCTCGGCGCCGACCTCGACGCGGAGCTTATCCTCGTCGACCCGAAGGACAAGCCCTCCGACGGAAACGCCGCGAAGATCGCGGAGTTCTGCGAAAAGCTCGGCGAGTAA
- a CDS encoding N-acetyltransferase, translating into MLEMRTARAEDIDRIMEVYAAAQEYMIASGNPTQWRRAYPARELIEDDVAAGRCRVLTEGGEIHAVAAICAGEDPAYLGIVGKWLNDEPYIAIHRIASDGKCRGVFRFVADECKRISDNVRVDTHENNRKMRENIAACGFVHCGTVFMADGSPRLAFHWSREYEKEQAK; encoded by the coding sequence ATGCTTGAAATGAGAACCGCACGCGCGGAGGATATCGACCGCATTATGGAGGTCTACGCCGCCGCGCAGGAGTATATGATCGCCTCCGGCAACCCGACGCAGTGGCGCCGCGCGTATCCGGCGCGGGAGCTTATCGAAGACGACGTCGCCGCCGGCCGCTGCCGCGTGCTGACGGAGGGCGGCGAGATACACGCCGTCGCCGCGATATGCGCGGGCGAAGACCCCGCCTATCTCGGCATCGTCGGAAAGTGGCTCAACGACGAGCCGTATATCGCGATCCACCGCATCGCGAGCGACGGAAAATGCCGCGGCGTTTTCCGCTTCGTCGCCGACGAGTGCAAGCGGATCAGCGATAACGTCCGCGTGGATACGCACGAAAACAACCGCAAGATGCGGGAGAATATCGCCGCCTGCGGCTTCGTGCACTGCGGCACCGTCTTCATGGCGGACGGCTCCCCGCGCCTCGCGTTCCACTGGAGCAGAGAATACGAAAAGGAGCAAGCGAAATGA
- a CDS encoding tyrosine-protein phosphatase yields the protein MRCKTKRIISLLIAAALMLSALALGGCGGSNEEPGEAVTTGEIGVVRDEEFGNVYIDLTIDGFNALGFAFGDSVDIAFDNGKSYEDVPYYSGYYVPVGEMLACGYPGYPHVVIARNYGASTWEEFEMTESSKVTVTLRERGKYMAVQELYALDYSDLREEFDSDIMFANFREVVGGNLKKGGFYRSASPCDNQHNRAAYANRFAEEYGVRFVLNLSDNETKYKAHTEKEDFVSEYYDSLYKEGNVLLMALNANYRADGFAQVVSDAFVKMTENGGRVLIHCVEGKDRTGFVCALLLALAGASAQEIVDDYMITYYNYYGITKEGMPDKYEAVKGNVDDFLYCMCEAEKGTDINTLDLKKGGENYLRRGGLTDGQIAKIEAFIAG from the coding sequence ATGCGTTGCAAAACAAAGAGAATAATATCACTCCTGATCGCGGCGGCTCTGATGCTTTCCGCGCTCGCCCTCGGCGGCTGCGGCGGCAGTAACGAAGAGCCCGGCGAGGCCGTTACCACCGGCGAGATAGGAGTCGTCAGAGACGAGGAATTCGGCAACGTCTATATAGACCTTACGATCGACGGATTCAACGCGCTCGGCTTCGCCTTCGGCGACAGCGTCGACATAGCCTTCGATAACGGCAAGAGCTACGAAGACGTCCCGTATTACTCCGGCTACTACGTGCCGGTGGGAGAAATGCTCGCCTGCGGCTATCCCGGCTACCCCCACGTCGTCATCGCGCGCAACTACGGCGCGTCCACCTGGGAGGAGTTCGAAATGACGGAATCCTCCAAGGTCACGGTCACGCTGAGGGAGCGGGGCAAGTACATGGCGGTTCAGGAGCTCTACGCGCTGGACTATTCCGATCTGCGCGAGGAGTTCGACTCAGATATTATGTTCGCCAACTTCCGCGAGGTCGTCGGCGGAAATCTGAAGAAGGGCGGCTTCTACCGCTCCGCGTCCCCCTGCGACAACCAGCACAACCGCGCGGCGTACGCGAACAGATTCGCCGAGGAATACGGCGTCAGATTCGTGCTCAACCTCTCGGATAACGAAACGAAGTATAAGGCGCATACCGAGAAGGAGGACTTCGTTTCCGAATACTACGACTCGCTCTATAAAGAGGGCAACGTCCTGCTGATGGCGCTGAACGCCAACTACCGCGCGGACGGGTTCGCGCAGGTCGTATCGGACGCCTTCGTCAAAATGACCGAAAACGGCGGCCGCGTGCTCATCCACTGCGTCGAGGGCAAGGACAGGACCGGCTTCGTCTGCGCGCTGCTGCTCGCGCTCGCCGGCGCCTCCGCTCAGGAGATCGTCGACGACTATATGATCACCTATTATAATTACTACGGCATAACCAAAGAGGGAATGCCCGATAAATACGAGGCGGTCAAGGGCAACGTCGACGACTTCCTCTACTGCATGTGCGAAGCGGAGAAGGGAACGGATATCAACACGCTCGACCTTAAAAAGGGCGGCGAGAACTACCTCCGCCGCGGCGGCCTTACCGACGGGCAGATCGCGAAGATCGAGGCGTTTATAGCCGGCTGA
- a CDS encoding PTS sugar transporter subunit IIC/EAL domain-containing protein has protein sequence MKKTGAVRDLMEKAEGYTLVRAIRGGLLSITPVLIIGAFALILKTFPVEAYQKFVNGFAGGLLLQFLDFVYNATFGILSLYMTVAISRSYMRVKNAEKLNEDTPAIGAMLSSMLSFTILAGTFREITEAGTNDKFNIAFVTNGLGPQAMFLAILTGIGAAALYARFYRLLHGRRRRFYSTGADHDFNLMLSYLFPITLTAAVFAVFNTAIVNIFSVHSFRELLASAFNNLFSIGGSGFFKGFFFVMLSSVLWFFGIHGSDTLEGVMQQYFAPGLAANQAAAAAGNAPTEILTKQFFDCFVLMGGCGSAICLLIAILLFSKNRARRGLGWSAAFPMLFNINELMVFGLPVVFNPIMLIPFITVPLVCYSTAYVAIATGLVPMITGSVEWTTPILLGGFHATGSVAGSLLQVANVVLGVLIYVPFVRMLDKRDADKYKREYDSFLEYFRQNEQSLANASILEQKSVYGDFARALCAEIKHGMKKGVVLAYQPQYGYDGRCIGVEALLRWHHPNYGMLYPPMVIKLAQEGGYLPDMEEAVVLRALEDRPKIIERFGKDVKISVNVTGTTIVTPRYMQFMQRLAAKESFEGKNFCLELTEQAALSFDEETINTLHAFRDLGLLLAIDDFSMGQTSINYLKESLFDFIKLDGSLVKGLFTHKNCREIILSITQLAASLSLTVLAEYVETAEEREALHEIGCDCYQGYLYSPAVFLSEPAKPQAQERKE, from the coding sequence TTGAAAAAAACCGGCGCGGTCAGGGATCTGATGGAAAAAGCGGAGGGTTATACCCTCGTACGCGCGATACGCGGCGGACTGCTCAGCATAACGCCGGTGCTCATCATCGGCGCGTTCGCGCTGATACTGAAGACCTTCCCGGTCGAAGCGTATCAGAAGTTTGTCAACGGCTTCGCGGGCGGACTTCTGCTTCAGTTCCTCGACTTCGTTTACAACGCAACCTTCGGCATTCTGAGCCTTTATATGACTGTCGCGATAAGCCGTTCGTATATGCGCGTGAAAAACGCTGAGAAGCTTAACGAGGATACGCCTGCCATCGGCGCGATGCTCTCGTCGATGCTGTCCTTTACGATACTCGCGGGCACGTTCCGCGAGATAACGGAAGCGGGGACGAACGATAAGTTCAACATAGCCTTCGTCACTAACGGTCTCGGTCCGCAGGCGATGTTCCTCGCGATACTCACGGGCATCGGCGCCGCCGCGCTGTACGCTCGGTTTTACCGCCTGCTTCACGGACGCCGCAGACGCTTCTACTCGACGGGCGCGGATCACGATTTCAACCTGATGCTTTCATATCTTTTCCCGATAACCCTGACCGCTGCGGTCTTTGCGGTATTCAACACGGCGATAGTCAACATATTCAGCGTTCATTCCTTCCGCGAGCTGCTCGCGAGCGCGTTTAACAATCTCTTCTCTATCGGCGGGAGCGGATTCTTCAAGGGATTCTTCTTCGTAATGCTCTCCTCGGTGCTGTGGTTCTTCGGTATCCACGGCAGCGACACGCTGGAGGGCGTTATGCAGCAGTACTTCGCGCCCGGACTCGCGGCGAATCAGGCCGCGGCCGCGGCGGGAAACGCGCCGACCGAGATACTGACGAAGCAGTTTTTCGACTGCTTCGTGCTTATGGGAGGATGCGGTTCCGCGATATGCCTTCTTATAGCGATACTGCTTTTCTCCAAAAACAGAGCCCGCCGCGGACTCGGCTGGTCGGCGGCGTTCCCGATGCTTTTCAACATCAACGAGCTGATGGTCTTCGGGCTGCCGGTGGTCTTCAATCCCATAATGCTTATACCGTTCATCACCGTTCCGCTCGTCTGCTATTCTACGGCGTACGTCGCGATAGCGACGGGGCTCGTGCCGATGATAACCGGCAGCGTCGAATGGACGACGCCGATACTGCTCGGCGGCTTCCACGCGACCGGCTCGGTCGCCGGCAGCCTGCTGCAGGTGGCGAACGTCGTGCTCGGCGTGCTGATATACGTTCCTTTCGTCCGTATGCTCGACAAACGCGACGCGGATAAATACAAGAGGGAATACGATTCGTTCCTCGAATACTTCCGTCAGAACGAGCAGTCGCTTGCGAACGCCAGCATTCTCGAGCAGAAGAGCGTGTACGGCGACTTCGCCAGAGCGCTCTGCGCGGAGATCAAACACGGCATGAAGAAGGGCGTCGTCCTCGCGTATCAGCCGCAGTACGGTTATGACGGCCGCTGTATCGGAGTCGAGGCGCTGCTGCGCTGGCATCATCCGAACTACGGCATGCTCTATCCGCCGATGGTCATAAAACTCGCGCAGGAGGGAGGATACCTCCCGGATATGGAGGAGGCGGTCGTGCTCCGTGCGCTTGAGGACCGCCCGAAGATAATCGAACGCTTCGGAAAGGACGTCAAGATCTCCGTCAACGTCACCGGCACGACGATAGTCACGCCGCGCTACATGCAGTTCATGCAGAGGCTCGCGGCCAAAGAGTCCTTCGAGGGCAAGAATTTCTGTCTCGAGCTGACCGAGCAGGCGGCGCTTTCATTTGACGAGGAAACGATAAACACGCTTCACGCGTTCCGCGATCTGGGGCTGTTGCTCGCCATCGACGACTTCTCGATGGGGCAGACCTCCATCAACTATCTGAAGGAAAGCCTCTTCGATTTCATCAAGCTGGACGGCTCGCTCGTCAAGGGGCTCTTCACTCATAAGAACTGCCGCGAGATAATCCTCTCCATAACGCAGCTCGCCGCGAGCCTGAGTCTGACGGTGCTCGCCGAATACGTGGAGACGGCGGAGGAGCGCGAAGCGCTGCACGAGATCGGCTGCGACTGCTATCAGGGCTATCTGTATTCGCCCGCGGTCTTCCTTTCGGAGCCCGCCAAACCGCAGGCGCAGGAGCGGAAGGAATAA
- a CDS encoding diguanylate cyclase, whose protein sequence is MTKRKRKLNITTQYVVIVCVLLLTLNVTLGLLLMSQSGKSMKEMIRRNMLSVADTVAASLDGDAFATIDGDNAGTPEYDGIYSDLTNVLRAQKDSDIKYIYTVKKQGDHFIFVVDPDPVNPGLYGKRVVDTDSQAAAWNTGVSAVDAEKYQDEWGSFYTAWSPIKNFSGKVVGLVGVDFVADWFDEQIAAHTKFVVIGSALSLVVGAAIMLLLTGQLRRRIRELNSEMQTLSGDVEKLSNEIRVRPGYSDAAPEENESGDTIGELSGKIHAMRGKLQAYMQYAHEQAYTDSMTGVANKTAYLDYVKELNSRIYNGTASFAIAVFDVNGLKTTNDNYGHECGDRIIVDAAAMIRRVFSGEQIFRIGGDEFIVILGSTTENELDAKLLQIGELVEKFNAEEKRYAMTLSFSGGGAVYRPGEDAAFKEVFKRADEAMYQNKGNYYKQFGDRRRNYEEDDDAKSVSDK, encoded by the coding sequence ATGACGAAACGTAAACGAAAGCTGAATATTACGACTCAGTACGTGGTCATAGTCTGCGTGCTTCTGCTTACGCTGAACGTCACGCTCGGACTGCTGCTCATGTCGCAGTCCGGCAAGTCGATGAAGGAAATGATCCGCAGGAACATGCTCTCCGTCGCCGATACAGTCGCCGCTTCGCTCGACGGCGACGCCTTCGCGACAATAGACGGCGACAACGCCGGAACGCCGGAGTACGACGGGATATACTCCGATCTGACGAACGTCCTGCGCGCGCAGAAGGACAGCGACATCAAGTATATTTACACCGTCAAGAAACAGGGCGATCACTTCATATTCGTCGTCGATCCCGACCCCGTGAACCCGGGACTCTACGGCAAGCGCGTCGTAGACACCGATTCGCAGGCCGCCGCTTGGAATACCGGCGTTTCCGCGGTCGACGCCGAGAAGTATCAGGACGAATGGGGCAGCTTTTACACCGCGTGGAGTCCGATCAAGAACTTCTCCGGCAAGGTCGTCGGCCTCGTCGGAGTCGACTTCGTCGCCGACTGGTTCGATGAGCAGATCGCCGCGCATACGAAATTCGTCGTTATCGGCAGCGCGCTTTCGCTGGTCGTCGGCGCCGCGATAATGCTGCTTCTGACCGGCCAGCTCCGCCGCCGCATCCGCGAGCTCAATTCCGAAATGCAGACGCTCTCCGGCGACGTCGAGAAGCTCTCGAACGAGATCCGCGTGCGCCCCGGTTACTCGGACGCGGCGCCGGAGGAGAACGAATCCGGCGATACCATCGGCGAGCTCAGCGGCAAGATCCACGCCATGCGCGGCAAGCTCCAGGCGTATATGCAGTATGCGCACGAGCAGGCGTACACCGACTCCATGACCGGCGTCGCGAACAAGACAGCGTACCTCGACTACGTCAAGGAGCTCAACAGCAGGATATACAACGGCACCGCCTCCTTCGCGATAGCCGTCTTCGATGTCAACGGTCTGAAGACCACGAACGACAACTACGGCCACGAATGCGGCGACCGCATCATAGTAGACGCCGCGGCGATGATCCGCCGCGTATTCAGCGGCGAGCAGATCTTCCGCATCGGCGGCGACGAATTCATCGTCATACTCGGCTCAACCACCGAGAACGAGCTGGACGCCAAGCTCCTTCAGATCGGCGAGCTTGTGGAGAAGTTCAACGCCGAAGAGAAGCGTTACGCGATGACGCTCTCCTTCTCCGGCGGCGGCGCGGTCTACCGCCCGGGCGAAGACGCCGCGTTCAAGGAAGTCTTCAAGCGCGCCGACGAGGCGATGTATCAGAACAAGGGCAACTACTATAAGCAGTTCGGCGACCGCCGCCGCAACTACGAGGAAGACGACGACGCCAAGTCCGTCTCGGATAAATAA